The genomic interval TCAAGGTGCTGACTTTGTGAAAGGGAATTGCTATGTTGTTCTTTCAGGACAACTGGATAACTTTACCTCGCAGCTAGGGACCGATTTTACTTTACTTGAAGTCAGCCCTGATACACTTTACTTCCACCTGAGCGATGTTGTTCAAAAAAGAGTTCCCGTTAAACCCGATTTGAATATTACGTACTCCAAACAGCATATGCAGGCTGGCAGCTATACTGTTGTTCCTAAGGTAGTAAGGGTTACTGGGCCCGCCTCAATCATCGATACACTTAGCTGTGTTTATACACAACCCCTGACCCTCGAGGATATCTACGATAATATCAATACAACCATCCCAATTAAACCGATAAAGGGCTTAAGTTTTAAGCCTTCAGAGGTAAGTATTTCAATTCCTGTGGAGAAATTTACCGAGGCGCGGGTTAATGTGCCAATCTCTTGCATCAATACCCCTTATGGATATGAGGTTATGCTCTCGCCAAAAACTGTTTCCGTTACCTGTAACGTGGCAGTTAGCAAGTATTTTGCTTTAAAACCCGATCATTTTTCAATCATTTGCGATTACAATGACCTTGTAATGGAATCATCTGGCAAAGCCATTGTGAAGCTTGTTAGGTACCCTGATTTTATTGGAAATATTCAGATAGATCCCCGTAAGGTCGATTTTGTTATAGTAAAAAAGAAACAGTAATGTTGCTTAGGGTCGGTGTTACCGGTGGTATTGGAAGTGGTAAAACTCTGGTTTGTAAAATCCTTGAGGTTTTGGGTTATCCTGTATTTTATTCCGATTTAGTGGCTAAATCCATTACTGATACCGATCCCGAAGTTATGGAAAAGGTCAAAGGGCTTTTTGGTAACAACATTTACCCCAACGGCAAGCTAAACCGCAAGAAGGTTGCCGAGCTAGTGTTTGCCAACGACACCTTGCTGAAAGAACTCAACAGTATTATTCATCCGGCCGTAGCACGTAGTTTTGAGCAATGGTGCTTGCAAAACGCTAAAAGTGGGTTAGTCTTTAAGGAATCGGCTATACTATTTGAAACCGGAATTTTCCGTGAACTTCACAAAACTATACTTGTAACAGCACCTGAGGAACTCAGAATTAAACGCGTTGTTGAGCGCGATGGAGTTTCAGAATTGGAAGTCAGAGCGCGAATGGCAAAACAAATGCCCGAGGAGCAAAAGAAAAAACTAGCCGATTTCATAGTTGATAACAGCTCAAATCAACTCGTTTTACCACAGGTATTAGGCATTGTTCAAATTTTAACGTCAATTAAAAATGGGTAAGTACGGTAAGTGGATAACCGGTGGGCTAGGATGGGCACTTTTTGGGCCAATTGGTGCCATTCTGGGTTTTGCTATTGGTTCCATATTCGATAGTATGGAAACCACTAAAATTTATACTGGCGAAACTAGCCGTAATGGTTTTATTGTAAGCCTACTTGTGTTGGTCTCGGCAGTTATGAAAGCCGATGGCAAGGTGCTTAAATCGGAACTGGAGTATGTTAAGAGTTACTTCTATACCAATTTTGGACCAGCGGCTGCTCGTGAGGCAATTCTTCTGCTTCGCGATATTCTTAAGCAGGCTGTTCCGCTTCGCGATGTCTGTTTACAGATTAAGGAGAATGTCGACTACCATTCACGCTTACAGCTGTTGCATTTCCTTTTTGGAATAGCGCAGGCCGATGGTGTTGTTAGCTCTGAGGAGCTAAAAGTAATTATTGAAATTGCTGGCTTTCTCGATATTTCCGATGCCGATTTCAGTTCCATTAAGGCAATGTTTATACCCGATACCGATAAGTATTTCAAAATACTTGAGGTTTCGCCCGATGCTACCAACGAGGAAATCAAAAAGGCATACAGGCAAATGGCCATAAAGTATCATCCCGATAAAGTACAACACCTAGGCGAAGATATCAGGCAGGCTGCCGAGCAAAAATTTAAGATGGTTAATGAGGCTTACGAGAAGATTAAAAAAGAACGAGGGTTTAACTAAATCTACACTACAGTGAATACAGTTGATTTTATTGAAGCGGTGGGCTGGTTTGGTAATATCATACTGAGTATAGGCGTATTACCTCAAGTGGTTCAAACGTGGCGTACACATGATGTCCAAAGTTTTAACTGGCTTTTTCTCCTGATGTGGGCATTGGGAGTGCTTTTTACTTTTGTATATATTGCCTACAACGATATGGTTGTAGGTAAGTATCAGTGGCCTTTATGGTTAAACTATCTGGTAAATATTATTGCTACATTCTACTTGGTTTGGGCAAAGTATTACTATGGTAGCTTGAAAAAAAGTTAGATTACCAAATTTTTAATTAACTTCGCATTAACAAACAAACAACTCGTTTTAGTATGGAAGTAAAACTTAAAGAACTACTAGCAATATCTGGATATTCAGGGTTATTCAGGTTCATTTCTCAGGGTCGCCAAGGGGTAATTGTTGAATCGCTTACCGACGGCAAACGTACCCTTATCCCCGCATCGGCTAGGGTTAGTGCAATTGCTGACATTGCTGTATTCACCCAAACCGAGGAAATCCCCTTAAAAGATGTACTGAAAAAGATTGAAGTGCTTGAAAACGGAGGCCCAGCCATTAATAACAAATCGGCCGATAAGGAAATTCGAAGCTACTTTGAAAAGGTTTTACCTGAGTTTGACAGGGACAGGGTTTACACAAGTGACATTAAAAAGATTATTGGTTGGTATAACCTGCTCCAAAGCAAAGGGCTTTTAGAGGTTCTAAACCAAACCGATGAAGAGGTTAAACCTGAAGGTGAAAAATAATTTGAAAGTAAATATTATTAACCTGGAAGCGACTCAGTGAGTCGCTTTCTTAGTATTCATAAATCACTCTAAATCCAAAACTCCTGTCTAGGCCCGGCAGTGGCCCATGGGCCCCTTTGTAGGGTTGTAAATAGTAAAAATCTGAACCCAACAGATTTGTGGCAATTAGTTGGGTTTCAAAATTTTTAAATGGGAAATCGGAAACTATCATATTCATCCCTACCTGTAGATTTGTCTTTTGCTTAACAAGTATATCGTTATTATTAGCCATATAGTTGTATGAATACCTCTCCCCAAAGTACGATGCTGTTACTGAAAAGGATGTTCTGTTTGAAATCTTGTAGCTTATTAACCCATTAATCCTTAATGGTGAAAGCGCTAAATACTGATTTGTTTTATCGGGTACCATGAATAGGCTGTCGGAATCAGAGTTTTTCCTGGAATAGTAAGCAAGATTTATGGTGCTCAATACCTTGCTCGTATTCATTTTAAAACCCATTTCCACTCCTCTTGTTCCAATTTTACCCTGATTTTTGTAGTATCCTACTCCCGATTGAGCATCTTTTCCATATATGATAATATCCTCAAAGGTGATGTCAAAAAGGTTTAGGGTTAACATCGAATTATTTGAAATTAGGAAACCATTCTCAAACTCAAAGGTAATACCTGACTCGGGATATAATTTGGGGTAATCGTTTGGAATACGGTTGGGCAATATTCCACCAGGCGTTCTAAACGATTTACTCCCCATCAGCTTAAAGTGATATCGCTTAAACAATTTTGTTAATCCAATTCGTGGAGTTAAAGCATCGCCAAATTCACTTGAGTAATCGTATCGAGCCCCAATATTTAGGTTTACATATTTTGAGTTCCAAAGCAACTGGCTGTATGCCGAAAAATTGGTGTATGATAGCAAGTCTTTTCCATTCTTGAAGGTTTCTTCATAAAGAGTATCAACCATGCTAGGCAGCCTTAGCCTGTCAGTTTTAAGTTCAACGCCACTAACAACCTGTAAGGCCTTTTTGTTGTAGTAAGCGCTAATGCCTGGTGTAAGACTTTGGAATACCTTATTATTGCTGTAGTTTATTTCTGGAATGTTTACTTGCCATGGCTTTTGCCATT from Tenuifilum sp. 4138str carries:
- a CDS encoding CdaR family protein; the encoded protein is MNKRVYMFLFFLVISIILWLLIKLRYEYVSTITYKVNLSELPETKVALTSDSLTVTLRVKALGYNLLRYKLFKYYKPLSVSAQGADFVKGNCYVVLSGQLDNFTSQLGTDFTLLEVSPDTLYFHLSDVVQKRVPVKPDLNITYSKQHMQAGSYTVVPKVVRVTGPASIIDTLSCVYTQPLTLEDIYDNINTTIPIKPIKGLSFKPSEVSISIPVEKFTEARVNVPISCINTPYGYEVMLSPKTVSVTCNVAVSKYFALKPDHFSIICDYNDLVMESSGKAIVKLVRYPDFIGNIQIDPRKVDFVIVKKKQ
- the coaE gene encoding dephospho-CoA kinase (Dephospho-CoA kinase (CoaE) performs the final step in coenzyme A biosynthesis.) → MLLRVGVTGGIGSGKTLVCKILEVLGYPVFYSDLVAKSITDTDPEVMEKVKGLFGNNIYPNGKLNRKKVAELVFANDTLLKELNSIIHPAVARSFEQWCLQNAKSGLVFKESAILFETGIFRELHKTILVTAPEELRIKRVVERDGVSELEVRARMAKQMPEEQKKKLADFIVDNSSNQLVLPQVLGIVQILTSIKNG
- a CDS encoding TerB family tellurite resistance protein, with product MGKYGKWITGGLGWALFGPIGAILGFAIGSIFDSMETTKIYTGETSRNGFIVSLLVLVSAVMKADGKVLKSELEYVKSYFYTNFGPAAAREAILLLRDILKQAVPLRDVCLQIKENVDYHSRLQLLHFLFGIAQADGVVSSEELKVIIEIAGFLDISDADFSSIKAMFIPDTDKYFKILEVSPDATNEEIKKAYRQMAIKYHPDKVQHLGEDIRQAAEQKFKMVNEAYEKIKKERGFN
- a CDS encoding PQ-loop domain-containing transporter, with protein sequence MNTVDFIEAVGWFGNIILSIGVLPQVVQTWRTHDVQSFNWLFLLMWALGVLFTFVYIAYNDMVVGKYQWPLWLNYLVNIIATFYLVWAKYYYGSLKKS
- a CDS encoding DUF5606 family protein yields the protein MEVKLKELLAISGYSGLFRFISQGRQGVIVESLTDGKRTLIPASARVSAIADIAVFTQTEEIPLKDVLKKIEVLENGGPAINNKSADKEIRSYFEKVLPEFDRDRVYTSDIKKIIGWYNLLQSKGLLEVLNQTDEEVKPEGEK
- a CDS encoding TonB-dependent receptor plug domain-containing protein, which gives rise to MRFLAFIAILLAYSTITAQEKEIDLYSLSLEDLINIEVSISTKTKVGLRETPGIVTIITKEEIKRSGARDIIELFHLFVPGFDFGVDVEGVVGMGIRGIWAHEGKYLFMVNGFTMNDGMFACVPFGNHFALDNVEKIEIIRGPGSAIYGGFAGLGVVNIITRDTYEYGGKVTYTATHTGKQFSHNQLSVGHTIHDNDLLMNISATYGAGSRSDRAYTDYYRNSRDLLKASDTYTKQLALKLDYKGFTIQTFLDDYLYYQIDLWDELYRGTPVHESFKSNFVDLSYKFQRANFNVIPHITYEWQKPWQVNIPEINYSNNKVFQSLTPGISAYYNKKALQVVSGVELKTDRLRLPSMVDTLYEETFKNGKDLLSYTNFSAYSQLLWNSKYVNLNIGARYDYSSEFGDALTPRIGLTKLFKRYHFKLMGSKSFRTPGGILPNRIPNDYPKLYPESGITFEFENGFLISNNSMLTLNLFDITFEDIIIYGKDAQSGVGYYKNQGKIGTRGVEMGFKMNTSKVLSTINLAYYSRKNSDSDSLFMVPDKTNQYLALSPLRINGLISYKISNRTSFSVTASYFGERYSYNYMANNNDILVKQKTNLQVGMNMIVSDFPFKNFETQLIATNLLGSDFYYLQPYKGAHGPLPGLDRSFGFRVIYEY